A part of Helicobacter himalayensis genomic DNA contains:
- the tmk gene encoding dTMP kinase, producing the protein MDFQTSNSGFYVTLEGIDTSGKSTQLKNLANYYPHAVFSREPGGTPLGEKVRNIVLKDKLDVMSELFLFLSDRAQHYSEVLEPNLEAHKLIITDRSLISNMAYAKNLSDAQLLECNHIATRGLKPHLCILFYLDEENLKARLGDKANDSIEKRGVSYMLEIQKRLEFYANLLEVRTIKIDATLPIPMITKNITSHIDMLIS; encoded by the coding sequence ATGGATTTTCAGACTTCAAATAGTGGGTTTTATGTGACCTTGGAGGGGATTGATACTTCGGGTAAAAGCACGCAGCTTAAAAATCTTGCAAATTATTATCCACATGCAGTTTTTAGCAGAGAGCCCGGTGGCACGCCTTTAGGGGAAAAGGTGCGCAATATTGTATTAAAGGATAAGCTTGATGTGATGAGCGAGCTTTTCTTATTTCTATCCGATAGAGCGCAACATTATAGCGAGGTTTTGGAGCCAAATTTAGAAGCGCATAAGCTCATTATTACTGATAGGAGTCTTATTTCAAATATGGCGTATGCAAAAAATCTTAGCGATGCGCAACTCTTAGAATGCAATCATATCGCAACGCGTGGGCTTAAACCGCATTTGTGTATTTTATTTTACCTTGATGAAGAGAATCTCAAAGCGCGCCTTGGCGACAAAGCAAACGACAGCATTGAAAAGCGCGGTGTGTCATATATGCTAGAGATTCAAAAGCGTTTAGAGTTTTATGCAAATTTGCTTGAAGTGCGCACGATTAAGATTGACGCCACGTTACCGATTCCAATGATTACCAAAAACATTACAAGTCATATTGATATGCTTATCTCTTAG